From Candidatus Bathyarchaeota archaeon:
ATTGCTGTAGCCAACCCATATTCTATCCATTAAAGTTAATAAAGCTATACCAAAAACTATGTAAGAAATAGTAAATTTCTCCAGCCAACTAGCGAAATTATACCAGTTGAGCTTTTTGTTTTTATACTCCTTTATGAAATGGAAGATTATTATCGTTAAAAAACCGTATAAACCTCCAAGCTTGCATAAAGTGCTTAAGGATAAAGCTAAAGCGCTTAAAACAATTTTATTTTTAAAGTAAAGATAAAACCCAAACAACATGAAAAATAGCATAAATATATCTAAAGTTGCTATTCTGCTATGAACAAATATTAAATTATCAAAGCTTAATAGGAAAGTTGAAAACAAAGCTAAAAAATCTTTTTTCGAGATTTCTTTAATTAAAAGATAAAAAATAAATATTGTTAATGCGCCAAAAATAACGCTTGGAAGACGCCATCCCCAAGCATTATCCCCAAGTAAAGCCGTGGATAAAGCTATAATTCCTTTAGCTAGAAAGGGGTGTTCTTTATTCGGATCAAACCCTAATGGTGCATTTTGATATACATCTGGGTCATGTGGAAGCTTAAGAATAATTCTAACAACATTAACATAGTATTTTTCATCAAATATTAATGAACCTAAAGGTTTATCAAGCCATATAACTCTTAAAGCTAAAGATATAAATAAAAGATAAAGAAAAGCTCTATCAAATTTATTGGTTAATGGGTGGAAGTTTATTTTGTCAAGATTTAGTTTAATAATGTTTTTCATTTTGAATTCCTTATTAAAAAAGGTTTTTGAATTATTTTAGATTTTCCCTTTATTTTTAATTTAAGCGGAAAGTTTATAACTTAATTTTAATAACATTGTTATTAGGAGGAGAATTTTTTGTCTCTTAAATGCGAAAGCTTTGTTAAAAAGTTTCTTCCAGCCTTTAGATCTTTAGTTGTTAAAGAGCTTATTGAAAAATATAAGTTTTCTCAAATTGAAGCTGCCGATAAGCTTAGAGTAACTCAAGCTGCTATAAGCCAATATTTTCACTCAAAAAGGGGAGGGAAAAAAATTAAAGAATTAGAAGCCGCTCAGTTATTTAAGCCTTTAATCGAGGAGGTAGCGCGTAAAATAGCTGAAGATAAGCTCTTAGAAGTGGATGTGGAGTTTTGTAAATTTTGCAAAGCTTTAAGAGATTTTAAGCTTGAAAAAACGTGAACTATTTCCATTAATTTAATATTTAAAATTTTATAATGTGATTAATTTGTTTAACGTTGAAGAGATTAGAAAAGATTTTCCAATTCTTAACTCAGGTTTAATATATTTTGATAATGCTGCAAGCAGTTTAACTCCTGAACCAGTAATTCAAAAAATGCTTGAGTTTTACAGATGGTATAGAGCTAATGTTGAAAGAAGTGTCCACAAACTTTCTCAAAAAGCAAGTAAAGCATATGAAGAGGCTCGAGTTAAAATTGCTAAATTCATAAATGCTAATGCTGAAAATGAAATAATAATCACTAAGAACACGACTGAAGGAATAAATCTTGTTGCTAATGGAATAAACTGGCGAAAAGGCGATAAAATAGTGACTACGCTTATAGAGCATCACTCAAACTTCATAGTTTGGTTAAGGCTTAAACAAAGGTTTGGCGTGAAAATTGAAATAATTAAACCAGATAAAGAAGGAAAATTTAACATTAAAGATTTTGAGAACGCTGTAGATGAAAAAACAAAGCTTTTAGCAATTACTCACACCTCAAATGTTTTAGGTTCAATAACACCTGTAAAAGAATTAGCTAAAATAGCTCATAACGTTAAAGCTCAAATATTAATTGATGGAGCCCAATCAACTCCTCATATGCCTATTAACGTTAAGGAGATTAACTGTGATTATTTCGCTTTTTCAGGCCATAAAATGCTTGGCCCAACAGGAATAGGCGTATTATATATTGAGGAGGAGCACCTTAAAGAAGTTGAACCATTAGCTATAGGAGGAGGAACTATAAGCGAAGTTTCATCAAATTTCTATGCTCTTAATGAAAGCCCAATGCGTTTTGAAGCTGGAACACCGCCTATAGCTGAAGCTATAGGGTTAGGAGCAGCAATAGATTACTTAATGAAAATTGGCTTAGGAGATGTTGAAGCATATGAAAAAAAACTAATTGAAAAAATTGATTCAGAATTAAGAAAAATAGATAAAGTTGAAGTTTATGGACCAAAAGAACCTAATAAAAAAATTGGAATAACATCATTTAATATTAAAGGTTTAAATCCTCATGATGTAGCTTTAACTCTTGACGCTTCAGCTAATATAATGGTTAGATCAGGTTATCATTGCGCTATGCCATTAACTAAAGAGTTGCTAGGGTTAAGCGAAGGCTCTGTTAGAGCAAGCCTTTACCTTTATAATACTATAGAAGAAATTGAAAAATTTATTTCAATAATCAATGAAATTAGTAAAACTTTAGCATAAAATAACTGTTGAATGGTGATTTAATTTTGAAGGTTTATTTAGATAATGGATCTACCACACCTGTTTTAAAAGAAGTTGTTGAGGCTATGCTTCCTTATTTTACAGAAAAATATGGTCATCCATTATTTATTTACTCTCTTGGAAGAGAAAGCTATGATGCTGTTGAAGCTGCTAAAGAAATTATCGCGAATACAGTTAATGCCTCTCCTGAAGGAGTAATTTTTACTTCAAGCGGTACAGAAGCTAACGATATAGCTATTCGAGGTGTAGCTTACGCTAATAAAATGAAAGGTAATCATATAATTACAACTAAAATTGAAAATCCATCGGTATTAAGAGTTATGGAGGCTTTAGAAAAAGAGGGATTTAAAATAGATTATTTAAATGTTGATAAAGAAGGTTTTGTAGATTTAAATCAGCTTAAAGAAAAGTTAAGCAATAAAACAATACTGGTTAGCGTTATGCATGTTAATGATGAAATAGGCACAATAGAACCTATAAAAGCTATTGGAGAAACATTAAAAACGTTAAAAAGTAAAGTGTATTTTCATGTGGATGCAGCAGCTTCTTATGGCAAAGTTCCAATAGATTTTGAAGATATGAATATAGATTTGCTTAGCATTAGCGCTCATAAAATTCATGGACCGAAAGGTGTAGGTGCATTAATTATAAGAGAGGATGTAAAAATAAC
This genomic window contains:
- a CDS encoding cysteine desulfurase gives rise to the protein MFNVEEIRKDFPILNSGLIYFDNAASSLTPEPVIQKMLEFYRWYRANVERSVHKLSQKASKAYEEARVKIAKFINANAENEIIITKNTTEGINLVANGINWRKGDKIVTTLIEHHSNFIVWLRLKQRFGVKIEIIKPDKEGKFNIKDFENAVDEKTKLLAITHTSNVLGSITPVKELAKIAHNVKAQILIDGAQSTPHMPINVKEINCDYFAFSGHKMLGPTGIGVLYIEEEHLKEVEPLAIGGGTISEVSSNFYALNESPMRFEAGTPPIAEAIGLGAAIDYLMKIGLGDVEAYEKKLIEKIDSELRKIDKVEVYGPKEPNKKIGITSFNIKGLNPHDVALTLDASANIMVRSGYHCAMPLTKELLGLSEGSVRASLYLYNTIEEIEKFISIINEISKTLA
- a CDS encoding cysteine desulfurase codes for the protein MLKVYLDNGSTTPVLKEVVEAMLPYFTEKYGHPLFIYSLGRESYDAVEAAKEIIANTVNASPEGVIFTSSGTEANDIAIRGVAYANKMKGNHIITTKIENPSVLRVMEALEKEGFKIDYLNVDKEGFVDLNQLKEKLSNKTILVSVMHVNDEIGTIEPIKAIGETLKTLKSKVYFHVDAAASYGKVPIDFEDMNIDLLSISAHKIHGPKGVGALIIREDVKITPTQHGYISLFNLKPGTENVPGIVGFSKAAELAFKDFNSNTAYMVKLRDKLIKGIQETIPDVILHGPIGDKRSPANVNFSFKYVEGESIMLHLDLRGIAVATGSACSTRKLEPSHVLTAIGVKPEIAHSSIRFTLSKLNTEEEINYALKELSEVIENLRGISPIKPGAF
- a CDS encoding glycosyltransferase family 39 protein, whose protein sequence is MKNIIKLNLDKINFHPLTNKFDRAFLYLLFISLALRVIWLDKPLGSLIFDEKYYVNVVRIILKLPHDPDVYQNAPLGFDPNKEHPFLAKGIIALSTALLGDNAWGWRLPSVIFGALTIFIFYLLIKEISKKDFLALFSTFLLSFDNLIFVHSRIATLDIFMLFFMLFGFYLYFKNKIVLSALALSLSTLCKLGGLYGFLTIIIFHFIKEYKNKKLNWYNFASWLEKFTISYIVFGIALLTLMDRIWVGYSNPFEHMAYIYNYTKSLTRLVPEGIESYPWQWLLNQVEIPYLKVDVNVYSNETIIKTFTSIYFVGAMNPAIIYLCIPAIVYSAYSFYEKSEEITLFSVILFAATYLPFYPMSLILHRIMYIFYFLNTIPSVCIAISYLFLDQKPPWIIILIYSMAVVAGFAFLFPFKAIP